The proteins below come from a single Salvelinus fontinalis isolate EN_2023a chromosome 1, ASM2944872v1, whole genome shotgun sequence genomic window:
- the LOC129859165 gene encoding cysteine-rich protein 2-like codes for MTSRCPRCTNDVFFAEKVSSLGKNWHRFCLKCERCNKTLSAGNHAEHDGLPYCHKPCYGTLFGPKGVNIGGAGSYIYDTPQPAFDSPSEGSPTTPWTTVQVTRNQPKVPPPQTRMFAGETSLCPGCEKVVYFAEKVMSLGRNWHRPCLRCERCKKTLTSGGHAEHEGIPYCHVPCYGILYGPKGVNIGKVGCYIYEKEDMEQTEIPSQS; via the exons ATGACGTCGAGGTGCCCCAGATGCACAAATGATGTGTTTTTTG cTGAGAAGGTGAGCTCGCTGGGGAAAAACTGGCACCGGTTCTGCCTGAAATGTGAACGCTGTAACAAGACCCTGTCGGCTGGCAACCATGCTGAG CATGATGGGTTGCCCTACTGTCACAAACCATGCTACGGAACTCTCTTCGGACCCAAAG GTGTGAACATTGGAGGGGCAGGCTCCTACATCTACGACACTCCTCAACCCGCCTTTGACAGCCCCTCAGAAGGATCTCCCACCACACCATGGACCACCGTGCAGGTCACCCGGAACCAACCCAAAG TACCTCCCCCTCAGACCAGGATGTTTGCTGGAGAGACCTCACTATGTCCTGGCTGTGAAAAAGTGGTCTATTTTG CAGAGAAGGTGATGTCCCTGGGTAGGAACTGGCACCGACCCTGCCTGCGCTGTGAGAGGTGTAAGAAGACACTGACCTCTGGTGGACATGCTGAG CATGAAGGGATACCTTATTGCCACGTCCCTTGCTACGGCATCCTGTATGGACCAAAAGGAGTGAACATCGGCAAGGTGGGCTGTTACATCTATGAGAAGGAAGACATGGAGCAAACTGAAATACCCAGCCAGTCTTAA